A DNA window from Solanum lycopersicum chromosome 3, SLM_r2.1 contains the following coding sequences:
- the LOC138347510 gene encoding uncharacterized protein, whose protein sequence is MKIEDLVIRLKIEEDNRNAEKKSRKSSKIIRVNIVEEPPTKEKKRKKSNGQKSEQAKKKFKGNCYNCGKAGHKSSYCHAPRKDKNKGKGKSQANIMEKIEEADDLCAMISECNLVGNPKEWFLDSGTTRHICSAK, encoded by the coding sequence atgaagattgaagatcttgtgattcgtctcaagattgaggaagataacagaaatgccGAAAAGAAGTCACGTAAGAGTTCAAAAATCATtcgagttaatattgttgaagaaccTCCtaccaaagaaaaaaagagaaagaagtccaacgggcagaagtcagaacaggccaagaagaaattcaaaggcaactgttataattgtggcaaggctggtcataaATCTTCTtattgtcatgctccaagaaaggacaaaaacaaaggcaaaggaaaaagtcaagcaaacatcatGGAAAAGATTGAAGAggcagatgacttgtgtgcaatgatatcagagtgtaacttagttggaaatcccaaggagtggtttctcgactcaggtactactagacatatttgctctgcaaaGTAA
- the LOC138347509 gene encoding uncharacterized protein — protein MLVTGPTGRYYLLEDDSSIRTLQSALSSQFSVLQLFAVDEGEATVVIPNICDLNKPYAVVPVEVATDCESNDEDEDQNEPVPSDYNIDELENNPKYSVNDMRQDLDDNFNLNVSYSKMKRVKRLVLEKLEGSYIDEFNKLEGYAQELRDNNPVVDIETLRTWKWFIELLRNSLDLADGEGVTFMSDMHKGLLNAVSQVFPKEHHIWCARHIEANWSKDWKSVQMKKLLWLCAWSTYEEEFHDQLKFMGCVSKQAAKDLVMNRLQKLEEEGRNWNGEFSPYAIELYNDFNIIGQCCQVQSNGDKGYEVVEGEDSHVVNLNRKKCTCRTWDLTGIPCPHAIKAYLHDKQEPLDQLSWWYSKEAYMLIYMHKIQPVRGDKFLKPPEIHKLVGRPKHKRKREKDEAREREGVWFKD, from the exons ATGTTAGTAACAGGACCAACAGGTAGGTATTATTTGCTTGAGGATGATTCAAGCATTAGGACTCTACAATCTGCTCTGTCAAGCCAGTTTAGTGTTCTTCAATTATTTGCTGTAGATGAGGGTGAAGCTACTGTTGTTATTCCTAATATTTGTGACCTGAACAAGCCTTACGCTGTTGTGCCAGTAGAGGTAGCAACAGATTGTGAATCAaatgatgaggatgaggatcAGAATGAACCTGTTCCTAGTGATTACAATATTGATGAGTTGGAA AATAATCCAAAGTACAGTGTTAATGATATGAGACAAGATTTGgatgataattttaatttgaatgttaGTTATTCCAAGATGAAGAGGGTTAAAAGGCTCGTGTTAGAGAAATTGGAGGGTAGCTACATTGATGAATTCAATAAGTTGGAGGGTTATGCTCAAGAATTGAGGGACAACAACCCAG TGGTGGACATAGAGACACTTAGAACATGGAAATGGTTTATTGAGCTGCTGAGAAATTCTCTAGACCTGGCAGATGGTGAAGGAGTAACATTCATGTCTGATATGCATAAG GGGCTACTGAATGCTGTTAGTCAGGTGTTTCCTAAAGAACATCATATATGGTGTGCAAGGCACATAGAAGCTAATTGGAGCAAGGATTGGAAAAGTGTACAAATGAAGAAGTTACTGTGGTTGTGTGCCTGGAGCACCTATGAAGAAGAATTTCACGATCAATTAAAATTCATGGGTTGTGTGTCTAAACAAGCTGCAAAGGATTTG GTTATGAATAGGTTGCAAAAACTTGAAGAAGAGGGTAGAAATTGGAATGGAGAATTTAGTCCATATGCCATAGAGTTGTATAATGATTTCAATATCATTGGACAATGTTGTCAAGTTCAATCTAATGGAGACAAAGGATATGAGGTAGTTGAGGGTGAAGATAGTCATGTGGTGAATCTTAATAGGAAGAAGTGTACATGTAGGACATGGGACTTGACTGGTATACCATGTCCTCATGCCATTAAAGCATATCTTCATGACAAACAAGAGCCACTAGATCAATTGAGTTGGTGGTATTCCAAAGAAGCTTACATGTTGATATACATGCATAAAATACAACCTGTTAGAGGTGACAAGTTTTTGAAGCCACCAGAAATACATAAATTGGTAGGCAGgccaaaacataaaagaaagagagaaaaagatgaGGCAAGGGAAAGGGAAGGGGTGTG gttcaaagattaa
- the LOC104646331 gene encoding uncharacterized protein, with amino-acid sequence MSTPGFVDSSSQQSSQPDGPSKSKEIENNPTKPSKSKRKIIVDESEDGQHVELSSAVPDEDGDEHESEDEQTILKPKAISEARTRLQAKKMQIRLTGTRRIDFKGDENGVSIPTNLPYSPRKLVWKGKEAITSDHLTIEKEKRIGKLKAKRGGKK; translated from the coding sequence ATGTCTACTCCTGGCTTTGTTGATTCTTCAAGTCAACAGAGTAGCCAACCTGATGGTCCTTCAAAATCAAAGGAAATTGAAAATAACCCTACTAAACCTTCAAagtcaaagagaaaaataattgttgATGAATCTGAGGATGGGCAACATGTTGAACTTTCAAGTGCAGTTCCTGATGAGGATGGAGATGAGCATGAAAGTGAAGACGAGCAGACTATTCTAAAGCCAAAGGCAATTTCTGAAGCTAGGACTAGGCTTCAAGCTAAAAAGATGCAGATTCGACTAACTGGTACCAGGAGGATTGACTTCAAAGGAGATGAGAATGGTGTGAGCATTCCAACTAATCTACCATACTCACCAAGAAAATTGGTATGGAAAGGAAAAGAAGCTATTACTTCAGATCATTTGACAAttgaaaaggagaaaagaatTGGCAAATTGAAGGCAAAGAGGGGTGGGAAGAAGTAG